From Clostridiales bacterium, the proteins below share one genomic window:
- the yabG gene encoding sporulation peptidase YabG: MTEFKIGDVVVRKSHGKDVYFKIIDILMKDAAESEAILKGVDHRLIADAPTSDLEKPDLEDVNADNMLYSKKVNKNIRRILGERKSGQNSRGYRNDEMFGRAGKVLHIDADQEYLNTCIKTYNQLNIDVTAKLVDEPEQPNVITQLLDEIRPDILVLTGHDGMLKGQNNYTDINSYRSSKYFIEAVKMARRYEPSLDDLVIFAGACQSFFEAIIESGANFASSPHRVLIHALDPVFVCEKVAFTSINKVLSIQEAISTTITGIKGVGGLETRGKYRQGFPKSQFV; the protein is encoded by the coding sequence ATGACAGAATTTAAAATAGGGGATGTTGTAGTTAGAAAATCCCATGGAAAAGATGTATATTTTAAAATAATTGATATATTGATGAAAGATGCGGCCGAGTCGGAAGCCATACTAAAGGGTGTGGACCACAGGCTGATAGCCGATGCTCCAACATCAGACCTTGAGAAACCGGATCTTGAGGATGTTAACGCAGATAATATGTTATATTCAAAGAAGGTCAATAAAAATATAAGAAGAATACTGGGTGAAAGAAAGTCAGGCCAGAATTCCAGAGGATATAGGAATGACGAGATGTTTGGCAGGGCAGGAAAGGTGCTTCACATAGATGCGGATCAGGAATATTTAAATACATGTATAAAAACATATAATCAGCTGAATATCGACGTTACCGCAAAGCTTGTGGATGAGCCGGAACAGCCCAATGTGATAACTCAGCTTTTAGATGAGATAAGGCCGGATATACTTGTGCTCACAGGACATGACGGCATGCTCAAGGGCCAGAATAATTATACGGATATCAACAGTTACAGAAGTTCTAAATATTTTATCGAGGCTGTAAAAATGGCAAGAAGATATGAGCCGTCGCTGGATGATCTTGTTATTTTTGCAGGTGCCTGTCAATCTTTTTTTGAGGCCATAATCGAATCAGGTGCTAATTTTGCAAGTTCTCCCCACAGAGTATTGATCCATGCCCTTGATCCTGTATTTGTATGTGAAAAGGTTGCGTTTACGAGCATAAATAAAGTTTTGTCGATACAGGAAGCAATAAGCACTACAATAACTGGAATAAAAGGGGTAGGGGGTCTGGAAACAAGAGGTAAGTACAGGCAGGGCTTTCCCAAGTCGCAATTCGTATAA
- a CDS encoding CotS family spore coat protein — protein MFWEKEIAKQFGLQIESISPTRGVYLIRTNKGLKCLKRLNYGTQKLLFIYGAKEHLINHGFSNIDRYILTPDGNPYVEYGDDIYVITEWVEGRECDFRDYNETIRAASTLAQLYEASKGYEMYEGAKLKSDLGRWHHLMTKRRDGLKKMKTIAENKLDKSEFDKLYIDNIDLYVGLANEAIDTLNRSKYDYVVQKTLEEKSFCHHDYTYHNIIFDKDDNIFVIDFDYCKYEIRTYDITSFLTKVLKRNMWNFDLSRDLIDEYIKISPITDEENMVMLAFLKFPQRLWRLANRYYYNESNWPDNTFLRKIREIIEEKDEYIDFIGQFEETYVK, from the coding sequence ATGTTCTGGGAAAAAGAAATAGCTAAACAGTTTGGTCTCCAGATTGAAAGCATTTCGCCAACGAGAGGAGTTTATCTTATAAGAACAAATAAAGGATTGAAATGTCTTAAAAGATTAAATTATGGTACTCAGAAATTATTATTTATATATGGGGCGAAAGAACATTTAATCAATCATGGATTTTCTAATATAGACAGGTATATCTTGACGCCTGATGGAAATCCTTATGTCGAATATGGAGATGATATATATGTAATAACTGAATGGGTAGAGGGAAGGGAATGCGACTTTAGAGATTACAATGAGACAATTCGCGCAGCGTCCACCCTTGCACAACTGTATGAAGCGTCAAAAGGCTATGAAATGTACGAAGGAGCCAAATTGAAATCCGATCTTGGAAGATGGCATCATCTCATGACAAAAAGAAGAGATGGCCTTAAAAAAATGAAGACGATCGCTGAAAATAAACTCGACAAATCGGAATTCGATAAATTATATATTGATAACATCGACCTGTATGTTGGGCTTGCAAATGAAGCGATCGATACATTAAACAGGTCAAAATACGATTATGTTGTCCAGAAAACTCTTGAAGAAAAGAGTTTTTGCCATCATGATTATACGTACCATAATATAATATTTGATAAAGATGATAATATATTTGTAATAGATTTTGACTATTGCAAATACGAAATAAGAACATACGATATTACCAGTTTTTTAACCAAAGTTTTAAAGAGGAATATGTGGAATTTTGACCTCTCGAGGGATTTAATCGACGAATATATTAAAATAAGCCCCATAACAGATGAGGAAAACATGGTTATGCTTGCATTTTTAAAATTTCCTCAGAGGCTCTGGAGGCTTGCAAACAGATATTATTACAATGAATCGAATTGGCCGGATAACACCTTTTTAAGAAAGATAAGGGAAATTATCGAAGAAAAGGATGAATACATCGATTTTATAGGCCAGTTTGAGGAAACGTATGTAAAATGA
- a CDS encoding cation:dicarboxylase symporter family transporter codes for MDLFYIVIALIIFAVFAGLLVFLQKKQVSFTVRTLIALGLGIIFGSALQMAFGAEGSVTQGAARWFGIVGSGFTKSLQFLIVPLVLISIVSAITKIQTGSKAIKTSGRVLGILLITVAISGFIGFLAVRIFGLDASALVKSVSSAQKEKIPVPTDVPTSILNIIPSNIFSAFTSNAALPIVFIGVLTGFAILSISKKNSQLGEKFLAIVDGANELIMTITDFVINFIPYGVLALISKVTATNTFQSVLNLLLFVIACFAALIFVFLIHLLILRVSGINIRRYLGKVSPALIFAFTSRSSAATLPLTIKVQTDKLGVDKAHANLAGAFGTTIGQNGCAGVYPAMVTTLVAAALGWNVSSPGFIILLIIYVTVSSIGIAGVGGGATNASILVLSLFGLPIELVAILASVDFIIDMGRTALNVNDAILAGVISSKLDKDFSDDIFSR; via the coding sequence ATGGATTTATTTTATATAGTAATCGCATTAATAATCTTTGCAGTCTTTGCAGGTTTGCTTGTTTTTCTTCAGAAAAAACAAGTATCATTTACAGTAAGGACATTAATCGCTTTGGGCCTTGGTATTATTTTCGGCTCTGCTCTTCAGATGGCATTCGGGGCAGAAGGCAGTGTCACTCAGGGCGCCGCCAGATGGTTCGGGATTGTAGGGTCAGGATTTACAAAATCATTGCAGTTTTTAATAGTGCCTCTTGTGCTGATATCCATCGTCAGTGCTATTACTAAAATACAGACAGGTTCAAAGGCAATCAAGACAAGCGGCAGAGTTCTTGGGATACTACTGATTACAGTTGCTATTTCAGGATTTATAGGGTTTTTGGCAGTTCGAATATTTGGTTTGGATGCCAGTGCGCTGGTGAAAAGCGTTTCAAGCGCCCAAAAAGAAAAGATACCGGTACCCACGGATGTTCCAACCAGTATATTAAATATTATTCCGTCAAATATATTCAGTGCATTTACGTCTAATGCTGCGCTGCCGATTGTATTTATTGGCGTGCTTACAGGCTTTGCAATCCTTTCTATAAGCAAAAAAAATTCTCAACTTGGTGAAAAATTTTTGGCAATTGTCGATGGGGCCAATGAACTGATCATGACAATAACGGATTTTGTCATAAATTTTATTCCATATGGAGTACTGGCGCTTATCAGCAAGGTAACTGCAACAAATACGTTCCAAAGTGTCCTGAATCTTCTTTTATTTGTCATTGCATGCTTTGCAGCGCTTATCTTTGTGTTCCTTATCCATCTTTTAATACTCAGGGTGTCCGGAATTAATATAAGAAGGTACTTAGGCAAAGTGTCGCCTGCGCTGATATTCGCTTTTACTTCAAGAAGCAGTGCCGCTACGTTGCCTCTTACCATCAAGGTACAGACCGACAAGTTAGGAGTGGACAAGGCGCATGCAAATCTTGCGGGAGCATTCGGTACTACAATCGGGCAGAATGGCTGTGCAGGTGTCTATCCTGCAATGGTTACTACACTTGTAGCGGCGGCACTTGGCTGGAATGTGTCAAGCCCGGGTTTTATAATTTTACTGATTATCTATGTAACAGTTTCATCCATAGGGATAGCAGGTGTCGGCGGGGGCGCTACCAACGCTTCGATACTTGTACTTTCATTGTTCGGCCTGCCTATTGAATTAGTGGCCATATTAGCTTCAGTCGATTTTATTATAGACATGGGCAGAACTGCTCTCAACGTCAATGACGCGATACTCGCAGGAGTTATATCTTCAAAATTAGATAAAGATTTTAGTGATGATATATTCAGCCGGTGA
- a CDS encoding metalloregulator ArsR/SmtB family transcription factor: MAEHKDEIEKCDCTIIHQDIVNMVKAKMPPDENLYDLADLFKVFGDTTRVKMLWALDESEMCVCDLAALLNMTQSAISHQLRVLKQARLVKFRREGKVVFYSLDDEHIRQIFDQGLNHINEL; encoded by the coding sequence ATGGCTGAGCATAAAGACGAAATTGAAAAATGCGACTGCACTATTATACATCAGGACATTGTAAATATGGTTAAAGCCAAAATGCCTCCTGACGAAAATCTATACGATCTTGCAGATCTTTTTAAAGTCTTCGGTGATACTACAAGAGTAAAAATGCTCTGGGCTCTCGATGAATCTGAAATGTGCGTTTGTGACCTGGCAGCTCTTTTGAATATGACCCAATCGGCGATTTCCCACCAATTGAGAGTACTGAAGCAGGCCAGACTCGTTAAATTCAGGAGAGAAGGTAAAGTCGTGTTCTATTCACTTGATGATGAACACATAAGGCAAATATTCGACCAAGGTTTAAATCATATAAACGAATTATAA
- a CDS encoding heavy metal translocating P-type ATPase, which translates to MDGANKKELILEGLECADCAAKIEAGVNKIKGVNSATFNLVTKKLTFETNTKNDTDDITSEIKNLVKTIEPDVCVLDNAEDRCDCLSCRANNTDRNTNDVVFKKATRFGISAAFFAAAIFFKLPSYLNLSFFLISYVLSGGEVVFKAVKNIARGRIFDENSLMSIATIGAFAIGEFPEGVAVMLFFQVGILLQNIAVDHSRRSIAALMDIRPDFANLKTGDDIKKVSPEDVGIGDIIIIKPGEKVPLDGKIIEGMSMVDTSALTGESVPREVKAGDDILSGFINRNGLLEVQVLKKFRESTVSKILDLVQNASSRKAPTENFITKFARYYTPAVTIAALLIATVPPLILPGALFSNWLYRALIFLVISCPCALVVSIPLGFFGGIGGASKCGILVKGSNYLEALNNADIIVFDKTGTLTKGVFKVTQINPENSFSSSELLEYAAFAESYSNHPIALSIRQAYGGEISKDEIQDYSEIPGQGIRVKVKGKQILAGNTRLMENENIACDETDAMGTAVHLAVDGEYAGFIIISDEVKEDSAKALNALKDIGVRKLVMLTGDSKTIGERIGRQLGLDEIYTGLLPDQKVERLESLNKEKTSNGKLIFVGDGINDAPVLARADVGVAMGGLGSDAAIEAADVVLMTDEPSKLVSAIKIAKKTKRIVWENIIFALGVKIAILSLGALGLANMWEAVFSDVGVALIAVVNSLRAMRTKGI; encoded by the coding sequence ATGGATGGGGCAAATAAAAAAGAACTGATTCTGGAAGGCTTGGAATGCGCAGACTGTGCTGCGAAAATCGAAGCAGGCGTAAATAAAATAAAGGGCGTAAATTCAGCAACATTTAACTTAGTCACTAAAAAGCTTACATTTGAAACAAACACTAAAAACGATACAGACGATATTACATCTGAAATAAAGAATCTTGTCAAAACCATCGAGCCGGATGTCTGTGTTTTAGACAATGCGGAAGATAGATGCGATTGTCTATCCTGCAGAGCAAATAATACGGATAGAAATACGAACGATGTTGTTTTTAAAAAGGCTACCCGTTTTGGAATATCCGCAGCATTTTTTGCAGCTGCGATTTTTTTTAAACTTCCGTCTTATCTCAATCTTTCATTCTTCTTAATAAGCTATGTACTATCGGGCGGCGAAGTAGTTTTTAAAGCTGTAAAGAACATTGCGAGAGGCCGGATTTTTGACGAAAATTCCCTGATGAGCATTGCGACTATCGGCGCTTTTGCAATAGGAGAATTCCCCGAAGGGGTAGCGGTAATGCTGTTCTTCCAGGTTGGCATACTCCTGCAAAATATCGCCGTGGACCATTCGAGAAGATCTATCGCTGCACTTATGGACATACGCCCCGATTTTGCCAATTTAAAAACCGGTGATGATATTAAAAAGGTATCGCCGGAAGACGTGGGGATAGGCGATATTATCATAATAAAGCCGGGAGAAAAAGTACCCCTTGACGGTAAAATTATCGAAGGAATGTCAATGGTAGATACGTCCGCTTTAACCGGCGAATCGGTTCCGCGGGAAGTCAAAGCGGGAGACGATATCCTGAGCGGTTTTATAAACAGGAACGGGCTTTTAGAAGTCCAAGTATTAAAGAAATTCAGAGAATCCACAGTGTCAAAGATACTTGACCTGGTGCAAAATGCCAGCAGCCGTAAGGCTCCTACTGAAAATTTCATTACCAAATTTGCAAGATATTACACACCTGCTGTCACAATAGCAGCGCTGCTCATAGCAACGGTTCCACCGCTTATATTGCCGGGCGCCCTATTTTCAAATTGGTTGTACAGGGCTTTGATATTCCTTGTCATATCCTGTCCCTGCGCGTTGGTTGTGTCCATCCCCTTGGGCTTCTTCGGCGGCATCGGCGGCGCATCCAAATGCGGCATACTGGTAAAGGGCAGCAACTACCTGGAAGCCTTAAATAATGCGGATATAATCGTATTCGATAAAACCGGAACACTTACAAAAGGAGTATTTAAAGTTACACAAATAAATCCTGAAAATAGTTTCTCAAGCAGCGAGTTATTGGAATACGCCGCATTTGCCGAGAGCTATTCAAACCACCCCATCGCCCTTTCCATCCGTCAGGCATACGGCGGGGAAATAAGCAAGGATGAAATACAGGATTACAGCGAAATTCCCGGCCAGGGGATAAGGGTAAAAGTAAAGGGTAAGCAAATACTTGCCGGCAATACAAGGCTTATGGAAAATGAAAATATAGCCTGTGATGAAACAGACGCCATGGGAACGGCAGTACATTTGGCAGTTGATGGAGAATATGCCGGATTTATAATCATATCCGACGAAGTAAAGGAAGATTCTGCAAAAGCCTTGAACGCCCTCAAGGATATAGGCGTCAGAAAACTTGTAATGCTTACAGGCGACAGCAAAACAATAGGTGAGCGTATAGGCAGGCAGCTTGGGCTTGATGAAATTTATACCGGGCTTTTACCGGATCAAAAGGTTGAAAGGCTCGAAAGTCTAAATAAAGAAAAGACATCCAATGGAAAGCTTATCTTTGTTGGCGATGGCATAAATGATGCTCCTGTACTTGCAAGGGCCGACGTCGGTGTTGCCATGGGCGGTTTGGGTTCTGATGCGGCCATAGAGGCAGCCGATGTAGTATTAATGACAGATGAACCGTCAAAACTCGTTAGCGCCATAAAGATAGCCAAAAAAACAAAGCGCATCGTATGGGAGAATATTATTTTTGCATTGGGAGTGAAGATAGCCATTTTATCCTTAGGCGCTCTCGGTTTGGCAAACATGTGGGAAGCTGTATTTTCGGATGTGGGAGTTGCCTTGATAGCCGTGGTAAATTCACTCAGGGCAATGAGAACAAAGGGAATCTGA